A single Chrysiogenia bacterium DNA region contains:
- a CDS encoding ArsA family ATPase encodes MLTLEGLVRRKEVIICIGSGGVGKTTTSAVLALRAAAMGKKAVVLTIDPAMRLADSLGLDGLTNQPKRVDPERLSELGVPVTGELSALMLNAGQTLEDIVRQHTTSEEHAQRIFNSAIYKQGIESIIGSPEYMAMEKLYELYESGKYDLVVLDTPPAKHALDFLTAPERMVNFLTDNKLLKVMIRPTIQKDTFGARLVRMGTAGFMKALNSAFSPEFMEAGAEFFTAMNGLYPGFKSRAERVYKLFREERLGFVLVTSPNRLTIDEAVYLHEKLIEFGMPFEGIVVNKVHLDHLKDEDGNLPAGHEKLAELVGKKIKPDELHAALASGLDAQSLWNAALPGLLRNFRNYQVLAEIDEKNLERLRYLLKGDQFMQRVPYLRDDIHDMSGLRQISGHLFDGNGSAPA; translated from the coding sequence ATGCTGACGCTCGAAGGACTCGTACGCCGCAAGGAAGTGATCATCTGCATCGGCTCTGGCGGTGTGGGCAAGACAACGACCAGCGCCGTACTCGCGCTGCGCGCGGCCGCCATGGGCAAGAAGGCCGTGGTGCTGACCATCGACCCGGCCATGCGACTGGCCGATTCGCTGGGCCTCGACGGACTGACCAACCAGCCCAAGCGCGTCGACCCCGAGCGCCTGAGCGAGCTGGGTGTGCCCGTCACGGGCGAGCTCTCTGCGCTGATGCTCAATGCCGGGCAGACCCTTGAAGACATTGTGCGCCAGCACACCACCAGCGAAGAACACGCCCAGCGCATCTTCAACTCCGCCATCTACAAGCAGGGCATCGAGAGCATCATCGGCTCGCCCGAATACATGGCGATGGAAAAGCTCTATGAGCTCTATGAGTCGGGCAAGTACGACCTGGTCGTGCTCGACACGCCGCCGGCCAAACACGCACTGGACTTTCTGACCGCGCCCGAGCGCATGGTGAACTTCCTGACCGACAACAAGCTGCTCAAGGTGATGATCCGTCCGACGATTCAGAAGGACACCTTTGGCGCGCGCCTGGTGCGCATGGGCACGGCGGGCTTCATGAAGGCGCTCAATTCCGCTTTCTCGCCCGAGTTCATGGAGGCCGGGGCAGAGTTCTTCACGGCCATGAACGGGCTGTATCCGGGCTTCAAGTCCCGCGCCGAGCGTGTCTACAAGCTCTTCCGTGAAGAGCGCCTGGGCTTCGTGCTGGTAACCTCGCCCAATCGGCTCACCATCGACGAGGCGGTTTATCTGCACGAGAAACTCATCGAGTTCGGAATGCCATTCGAAGGCATCGTCGTCAACAAGGTCCACCTCGATCACCTCAAGGACGAGGACGGCAATCTGCCGGCCGGACATGAGAAACTCGCCGAACTGGTGGGCAAGAAGATCAAGCCCGATGAGCTGCACGCCGCGCTGGCCAGCGGGCTGGATGCGCAGAGCCTGTGGAACGCAGCGCTGCCGGGCCTCCTTCGCAATTTCCGCAACTATCAGGTGCTTGCCGAAATCGACGAGAAGAATCTCGAGCGCCTTCGCTACCTGCTCAAGGGCGATCAGTTCATGCAGCGTGTGCCCTATCTCCGCGACGACATCCACGACATGTCGGGACTGCGCCAGATCAGCGGCCATCTCTTTGACGGCAACGGATCCGCGCCCGCCTGA
- a CDS encoding molybdopterin molybdotransferase MoeA yields MRPAHKALDIILKDLPAMGTERVQLLDAAGRVLAEPIASSRTLPPRDCSAMDGYAVRAADLAGASKESPATLKVVGEVLAGMLPERAVGQGEAVRITTGAPVPEGADAVVIQENTERESETALRVFSAEVAGANIRRAGEDVKPGEGVLEPGCVLGPRQLGLLALLGRSVVQVRRRPRVAILSSGDELVGIDGDTEGWKTVDSNAYTAAAQVVEAGGEPMLLPLVPDDKEAIVAALRSAAGADVLVSTAGVSVGPHDFVKPALEELGYEQKFWKIRQRPGAPLAFGYWDHRPVFGLPGNPVSAAVSFEVYVRPALKTMLGHQCLFRPVVEARLRGEVRTRSSHTFFLRALLSRGADGQWEVSSSGLQSSGAVKPLAQGNALIVVPEGRETPVDGEPVRVLVLDPEALELDAAGARRFLGA; encoded by the coding sequence ATGCGCCCGGCTCACAAAGCACTCGACATCATTCTCAAGGACCTGCCCGCCATGGGCACCGAGCGCGTGCAGTTGCTCGATGCCGCGGGCCGCGTGCTGGCCGAGCCCATTGCGTCCTCGCGCACGCTGCCGCCGCGCGATTGTTCGGCCATGGACGGCTACGCCGTGCGCGCCGCCGATCTTGCGGGCGCGTCCAAAGAGAGCCCGGCGACCCTCAAGGTTGTCGGCGAAGTGCTGGCCGGGATGCTTCCAGAGCGAGCGGTGGGGCAGGGCGAGGCCGTTCGCATTACGACGGGCGCGCCGGTGCCCGAAGGCGCCGACGCGGTGGTCATCCAGGAAAACACCGAGCGCGAGAGTGAGACAGCGCTCCGCGTGTTCAGCGCCGAGGTAGCAGGCGCGAACATCCGCCGCGCAGGCGAGGACGTAAAGCCCGGGGAGGGCGTGCTGGAGCCCGGCTGCGTGCTGGGGCCGCGCCAGCTCGGACTGCTTGCGCTGCTCGGACGCTCGGTCGTACAGGTGCGACGCCGCCCGCGCGTGGCGATTCTCTCGAGCGGCGATGAGCTCGTCGGAATTGACGGCGACACCGAGGGATGGAAGACCGTCGACTCCAACGCCTATACGGCAGCCGCGCAGGTGGTGGAGGCCGGCGGTGAGCCGATGCTGCTTCCGCTCGTTCCCGACGACAAGGAAGCGATCGTCGCCGCGCTAAGAAGCGCCGCCGGCGCCGACGTGCTGGTTTCCACGGCGGGTGTCTCCGTGGGGCCCCACGACTTTGTAAAGCCTGCGCTCGAAGAGCTGGGCTACGAGCAGAAGTTCTGGAAAATCCGCCAGCGCCCGGGCGCGCCGCTGGCCTTTGGCTACTGGGACCACCGCCCCGTCTTCGGGCTGCCGGGGAACCCGGTTTCGGCGGCCGTGTCCTTCGAGGTCTACGTCCGTCCGGCCCTGAAAACGATGCTGGGGCATCAGTGCCTGTTCCGCCCGGTAGTGGAGGCGCGCCTTCGCGGTGAGGTTCGAACAAGATCCAGCCACACCTTTTTCCTGCGCGCCCTGCTTTCACGGGGGGCGGACGGCCAGTGGGAAGTGAGCTCCAGCGGGCTCCAGAGCTCGGGAGCGGTCAAGCCGCTGGCGCAGGGCAATGCCCTGATTGTGGTGCCCGAGGGGCGTGAGACCCCGGTCGATGGCGAGCCCGTCCGGGTGCTGGTGCTTGACCCCGAAGCGCTGGAGCTCGATGCGGCCGGGGCGCGACGCTTCCTGGGGGCATAG